In the Gossypium raimondii isolate GPD5lz chromosome 9, ASM2569854v1, whole genome shotgun sequence genome, one interval contains:
- the LOC105797514 gene encoding uncharacterized protein LOC105797514 → MAPYEALYGRKCRTPLCWTELGEQRVLGSELVFETKDKVRLIRDLLKAVSNRQKCYADLKMRDIGYSVGDYFFIKVSLWKKVLWFGRKGKLSARFNGPYRILKHVGSVTYQLELLLELDRIHDVFHVFMLRRYQFEPSHVVFVEEIEVRLDLTFENESVQIMNRDVKVLRRKSIPLVKVLWWNHGTKEANWELEDSIHQQHPHIFESSKF, encoded by the coding sequence atggcaccttacgaggctctatatggtcgtaagtgtcgaACTCCAttgtgttggactgagttgggtgagcaACGGGTTTTGGGTTCTGAGTTGGTTTTTGAGACTAAGGATAAAGTTAGACTGATTCGGGATCTTCTTAAGGCGGTTTCTAATAGACAGAAGTGTTATGCAGATCTGAAAATGAGGGACATCGGGTATTCTGTGGGtgattattttttcattaaggTATCCCTATGGAAGAAGGTTCTATGGTTTGgacgtaagggcaagttgagcgcTAGGTTCAATGGGCCGTATCGAATTCTGAAACATGTGGGTTCGGTCACCTATCAGTTAGAGCTACTTTTAGAGTTGGATCGtattcatgatgtgttccatgtcTTCATGTTGAGGAGGTATCAATTTGAACCATCTCATGTCGTTTTtgttgaggagatcgaggttagacTGGATTTAACTTTTGAGAATGAGTCAGTTCAGATTATGAATCGAGATGTTAAAGTCTTAAGGAGGAAGTCTATTCCTTTGGTTAAGGTTCTGTGGTGGAATCATGGCACTAAGGAAGCCAATTGGGAACTTGAGGACTCGATTCATCAGCAACATCCACATATATTTGAATCAAGTAAATTTTGA